The following coding sequences are from one Bradyrhizobium sp. WSM471 window:
- a CDS encoding glycosyltransferase family 4 protein, with protein sequence MRIAQVAPLTEAVPPKLYGGTERVVHWLTEELVALGHDVTLFASGDSQTSAKLDALWPRALRLDGSVRDPNALHMVMLERVRQKCDDEEFDFLHFHLDYYPWSLFYRQPTPFLTTLHGRLDLPEHQPVFNTFSKVPVISISNAQRRPVPQANWVRTIHHGLPENLLTPKPAKQEYLAVLGRIAPEKGVDRAIKIATHCGIPLKIAAKVDRADQDYYDELIRPMIENNPLVEFIGEISDHEKADFLSGALGLLLPIDWPEPFGLVMIEAMACGTPVIAFNRGSVPEIIDEGLTGFVVEDVLSAAGVVGRLQQLDRSVIRKQFETRFTARRMALDYLAAYRSLGEEQAPRIKLVSSAE encoded by the coding sequence ATGCGCATTGCGCAGGTAGCTCCGTTGACGGAAGCTGTTCCACCCAAGCTGTATGGCGGCACCGAGCGGGTGGTGCATTGGTTGACGGAAGAGCTGGTGGCCCTTGGGCACGATGTGACGCTGTTCGCCAGCGGCGACTCGCAAACCTCGGCAAAGCTGGATGCGCTGTGGCCGCGGGCGCTCCGCCTCGACGGTTCCGTGCGCGATCCCAATGCTCTGCACATGGTGATGCTGGAGCGGGTGCGGCAGAAATGTGACGACGAGGAGTTCGACTTCCTCCACTTCCATCTCGATTATTATCCGTGGTCGCTGTTCTACCGGCAGCCGACGCCGTTCCTGACCACGCTGCACGGCCGGCTCGACCTGCCGGAGCATCAACCGGTCTTCAACACCTTCTCGAAGGTCCCCGTCATCTCGATCTCGAACGCGCAGCGCCGGCCGGTGCCGCAGGCGAACTGGGTGAGGACGATCCACCACGGCCTGCCGGAGAACCTGCTGACGCCGAAGCCGGCGAAACAGGAATACCTCGCCGTGCTCGGCCGCATCGCGCCGGAAAAGGGCGTCGACCGCGCCATCAAGATCGCGACGCATTGCGGCATTCCGCTCAAGATCGCCGCCAAGGTCGATCGTGCCGACCAGGATTACTATGACGAGCTGATCCGGCCGATGATCGAGAACAATCCGCTTGTGGAATTCATCGGCGAGATCAGCGATCACGAGAAGGCGGACTTTTTGAGCGGCGCGCTTGGCTTGTTGCTGCCGATCGACTGGCCGGAGCCGTTTGGCCTGGTGATGATCGAAGCCATGGCTTGCGGGACGCCGGTCATCGCCTTCAACCGCGGCTCAGTGCCGGAGATCATCGACGAGGGCCTCACCGGCTTCGTCGTCGAGGACGTCCTCAGCGCAGCCGGCGTCGTCGGCCGCCTGCAGCAACTCGACCGCTCCGTTATCCGCAAGCAGTTCGAGACGCGCTTCACGGCGCGGCGGATGGCGCTGGATTATCTCGCGGCCTATCGCAGCCTCGGCGAGGAACAGGCGCCGCGGATCAAGCTGGTGAGCAGCGCGGAGTAG
- a CDS encoding ABC transporter ATP-binding protein, which produces MDHLSGYAHRPFAFVLRYLRRRLASHLVILTAVVAAVACSVGTQYGVKSLVDSLSAGASHGGNVWLAFIFLMTLIAADNFLWRIASWTASFTFVRVTGDLRRDIFRHLTGHAPSYFSDRMPGMLTSRITATSNAVFTVENMFVWNVLPPCIATVAAIALIGTVSPYMALGLMVIAGGMVLAMFRLAAAGKPLHDDFADKAAVVDGEMIDVISNMPLVRAFCGIGHEHERFDATVNRELTARGRSLRYLEKLRLIHAGVTVVLTIALMAWAIMLWQDGRATTGDVVLVCTLGLSILNATRDLAVALVDVTQHVARLTEAIATLLVPHELRDHPEAEPLVKSGAAIAFNNVTFGYPGGEKIFERFSLRLQPGQRVGLVGQSGGGKSTLFTLLQRFYDTDEGSITIDGQDISKVTQQSLREAISVVPQDISLFHRSIRENIRYGRPNATDDEVLRAAIAARCDFVESLPGGLDTMVGDRGVKMSGGQRQRIAIARAFLKDAPILLLDEATAALDSESEEAIREALSRLMRGRTVIAIAHRLATLRNFDRVVVLRGGKIIEDGSPERLMQGHGPYRELVTQEMSRLAQAAA; this is translated from the coding sequence ATGGATCATCTTTCTGGGTATGCGCACCGGCCGTTTGCTTTTGTCTTGCGCTATCTTCGGCGTCGCCTTGCGTCGCATCTCGTGATCCTGACCGCGGTCGTGGCGGCCGTTGCCTGCTCCGTAGGCACGCAGTATGGCGTCAAATCCCTCGTCGACAGCTTGTCGGCCGGCGCTTCGCATGGTGGGAACGTATGGCTGGCATTCATTTTCCTCATGACGCTGATCGCCGCCGACAATTTCCTTTGGCGGATCGCGAGCTGGACGGCCAGCTTCACCTTCGTCCGTGTCACGGGTGATTTACGCCGTGACATATTTCGTCATCTGACCGGCCACGCGCCGAGCTACTTCTCCGACCGGATGCCCGGCATGCTGACCAGCCGCATCACGGCGACGTCCAATGCGGTGTTCACGGTCGAAAACATGTTCGTCTGGAATGTGTTGCCACCGTGCATCGCAACGGTTGCGGCCATCGCATTGATAGGAACCGTCAGCCCTTACATGGCACTCGGCCTGATGGTGATTGCCGGCGGCATGGTGCTTGCGATGTTCCGCCTGGCTGCCGCGGGAAAGCCTCTGCATGACGACTTCGCCGACAAGGCCGCCGTCGTTGACGGCGAGATGATCGACGTCATCAGCAACATGCCGCTGGTGCGCGCCTTCTGCGGCATCGGGCACGAGCATGAGCGGTTCGACGCGACCGTGAACCGGGAGCTCACCGCGCGCGGCCGCAGCCTGCGGTATCTCGAGAAGCTGCGGCTTATTCATGCCGGCGTCACTGTCGTGCTCACGATCGCCCTGATGGCCTGGGCGATCATGCTCTGGCAGGATGGCCGGGCGACCACGGGCGACGTCGTGCTGGTCTGCACCCTCGGTCTTTCCATTCTGAACGCCACGCGCGATCTCGCGGTGGCGCTGGTCGACGTCACCCAGCACGTTGCCCGACTGACCGAGGCAATCGCCACGCTGCTGGTGCCGCATGAATTGCGCGACCACCCCGAGGCCGAGCCGCTGGTGAAGAGCGGCGCCGCGATCGCGTTCAACAATGTCACCTTCGGCTATCCCGGCGGCGAAAAGATCTTCGAGCGCTTCAGCCTGCGCCTGCAACCCGGCCAGCGCGTCGGCCTGGTCGGCCAGTCCGGCGGCGGCAAGTCGACGCTGTTCACGCTGCTCCAGCGCTTCTACGATACCGACGAGGGCAGCATCACCATCGACGGCCAGGACATTTCCAAGGTGACGCAGCAGAGCCTGCGCGAGGCGATCTCCGTCGTGCCGCAGGACATCTCGCTGTTCCACCGCTCAATTCGCGAGAACATCCGCTATGGTCGCCCGAACGCGACCGACGACGAGGTGCTGCGTGCCGCGATTGCGGCACGCTGCGATTTCGTCGAAAGCCTGCCTGGCGGTCTCGACACCATGGTCGGCGACCGCGGCGTCAAGATGTCCGGCGGCCAGCGCCAGCGCATCGCGATTGCGCGCGCCTTCCTGAAGGACGCGCCGATCCTGCTGCTGGACGAGGCGACCGCCGCGCTCGACAGCGAATCCGAGGAGGCGATCCGCGAGGCGTTGTCGCGGCTGATGCGCGGCCGCACGGTCATCGCGATCGCGCATCGCCTCGCGACCCTGCGCAATTTCGATCGCGTGGTCGTGTTGAGGGGTGGTAAGATCATCGAGGACGGGTCGCCCGAGCGTCTGATGCAGGGCCACGGTCCCTATCGTGAGCTGGTCACGCAGGAAATGAGCCGGCTCGCCCAGGCCGCCGCGTAA
- a CDS encoding amylo-alpha-1,6-glucosidase, producing MSAEAVTQFVSVTRTVDQVAEQPFYIPMTGPSARPRRSLKHDDTFIVLDSHGDIGASAGGPDGLFHHDTRYLARLELVLDDLQPLLLGSNLRDDNSALTVDLTNPDIYRQGSLVLQKDLLHIVRTIFLWRGTAYQRIGVQNHGDRPAAFALTLLFDNDFADLFEVRGERRPRRGIGSSRLLGPTDVLFDYRGLDDAERTTGLHFDPRPTKLSVNAATWQLELDPHESKSLFVAVSCNRPVAEKPARFFRSLLAHRREMRRSTMGAASIETSNNIFNEVLCQAMADLNMLMTETPQGRYPYAGIPWYSTTFGRDGLITALQMLWVDPRIAKGVLRRLAHFQAKAVDPLADAAPGKILHEMRGGEMAALREVPFAQYYGSVDSTALFVLLAGSYFERTGDEKTLTELWPAIEAGLAWIDGPGDPDKDGFVEYQRATEKGLANQGWKDSYDAIFHADGQLAEGNLALAEVQGYVFAAKRRAARCALRLGKPDLARKLEAEAKTLAERFETAFWCEELGTYALALDGKKRPCKVRTSNAGQILFSGMIREDRARLVAADLMRPHFFSGWGIRTVAVGEVRYNPMSYHDGSIWPHDNALIALGLARYGLKHSVAHVFKGLFDAATYMDLRRLPELFCGFRREKRRGPTLYPVACAPQAWASATAFTLLEAALGIEFDVARGEIRLRNPHLPAFLHEVILRDLRLGESSVDLRVSRHGDDVALEVLRTRGQIQVSIVLAR from the coding sequence ATGTCGGCTGAAGCCGTTACCCAATTCGTCTCCGTGACGCGGACCGTGGACCAGGTCGCGGAGCAGCCTTTCTATATCCCGATGACGGGACCGTCGGCGCGGCCGCGGCGTTCACTCAAGCACGACGACACCTTTATCGTGCTCGACAGCCATGGCGACATCGGCGCTTCGGCCGGCGGTCCCGATGGCCTGTTTCATCACGACACGCGCTACCTTGCGAGGCTCGAGCTCGTGCTCGACGATCTCCAGCCGTTGCTGTTGGGCTCGAACCTGCGCGACGACAATTCAGCCCTGACCGTCGATCTCACCAATCCGGACATTTACCGGCAGGGCAGCCTCGTGCTGCAAAAGGACCTGCTGCACATCGTACGCACGATCTTCCTGTGGCGCGGCACCGCCTATCAGCGCATCGGCGTGCAGAACCACGGCGACCGCCCGGCCGCTTTCGCGCTAACGCTGCTGTTCGACAACGATTTCGCCGATCTGTTCGAAGTCCGCGGCGAGCGGCGCCCGCGCCGTGGCATCGGCTCGAGCCGGCTATTGGGACCGACCGACGTGCTGTTCGACTACCGCGGTCTTGATGACGCCGAGCGCACCACGGGCCTGCATTTCGATCCGCGCCCGACAAAATTGTCGGTGAACGCCGCGACCTGGCAGCTCGAACTCGACCCTCATGAGTCGAAATCTCTGTTCGTGGCCGTGTCCTGCAATCGGCCGGTCGCGGAGAAGCCGGCGCGCTTTTTCAGAAGCCTGCTCGCCCACCGCCGCGAGATGCGCCGATCGACGATGGGCGCCGCCAGCATCGAGACCTCCAACAACATCTTCAACGAGGTGCTGTGCCAGGCCATGGCCGACCTCAACATGCTGATGACGGAGACGCCGCAGGGCCGCTATCCCTATGCGGGGATTCCCTGGTACTCGACGACGTTCGGCCGCGACGGGCTGATCACCGCGCTACAGATGCTGTGGGTCGATCCGCGAATCGCCAAGGGCGTGCTGCGGCGGCTCGCCCATTTCCAGGCCAAGGCGGTCGATCCGCTCGCCGATGCCGCGCCGGGCAAGATCCTGCACGAGATGCGCGGGGGCGAGATGGCGGCGCTGCGCGAGGTGCCGTTCGCGCAATATTACGGCAGCGTCGATTCCACGGCCTTGTTCGTCCTGCTGGCAGGAAGCTATTTCGAGCGCACCGGCGACGAGAAGACATTGACCGAGCTGTGGCCGGCCATCGAGGCGGGGCTGGCCTGGATCGACGGTCCGGGGGACCCCGACAAGGACGGCTTCGTCGAATATCAGCGCGCCACGGAAAAGGGCCTCGCCAACCAGGGCTGGAAGGATTCCTACGACGCGATCTTCCATGCCGATGGCCAGCTTGCGGAAGGCAATCTCGCGCTTGCCGAAGTGCAAGGTTACGTCTTCGCCGCCAAGCGGCGCGCCGCGCGCTGCGCGCTCCGGCTGGGCAAGCCTGATCTCGCCAGGAAGCTCGAGGCCGAGGCCAAGACGCTGGCCGAGCGTTTCGAGACCGCGTTCTGGTGCGAGGAGCTCGGCACCTATGCGCTTGCGCTCGACGGCAAGAAGCGGCCTTGCAAGGTGCGGACCTCGAACGCCGGCCAGATCCTGTTCAGCGGCATGATCCGCGAGGACCGCGCGCGCCTCGTTGCCGCCGATTTGATGCGGCCGCATTTCTTCTCGGGCTGGGGCATCCGCACCGTCGCTGTCGGCGAGGTGCGTTACAACCCGATGTCCTACCATGACGGGTCAATCTGGCCGCACGACAATGCGCTGATCGCGCTCGGGCTCGCGCGCTACGGGCTCAAACATTCGGTCGCGCATGTCTTCAAGGGACTGTTCGACGCCGCGACCTACATGGACCTGCGTCGGTTGCCCGAATTGTTTTGCGGTTTCCGGCGCGAAAAGCGGCGCGGCCCGACGCTCTATCCGGTCGCCTGCGCCCCGCAGGCCTGGGCCAGCGCAACCGCGTTCACGCTATTGGAGGCGGCGCTGGGCATCGAGTTCGACGTGGCGCGCGGCGAGATCCGGCTGCGCAATCCGCATCTGCCGGCGTTTCTGCACGAGGTGATCTTGCGCGATCTGCGTCTGGGCGAGTCCAGCGTGGACCTGCGCGTCAGCCGCCATGGCGACGACGTGGCGCTGGAGGTGTTGCGCACGCGTGGCCAGATCCAGGTCTCGATCGTGCTGGCGCGCTAG
- a CDS encoding PRC-barrel domain-containing protein: MRTAGWLALGVVIVCGMTLAVSRAAEESPAPSTEANAPPTTQPPASAVPVTPKNAAPPPSVTIIGASDAHGVLGRDVLSAANEDMGRIVDVIVDRSGHVRAAVIDFGGFLGVGSRKIVVDWNAMRFGKIVNKKDSITLELTKAQVAAAPEYKEDTPMVVLGASGSLQPLQAVQ, from the coding sequence ATGCGTACCGCCGGATGGTTGGCCCTGGGCGTCGTGATCGTCTGCGGAATGACGCTCGCCGTGTCACGCGCCGCGGAGGAGTCGCCCGCACCCTCGACCGAAGCGAATGCACCGCCGACGACGCAGCCGCCGGCGTCGGCGGTCCCCGTCACGCCAAAGAATGCCGCGCCACCGCCGTCGGTGACGATCATCGGCGCGAGCGATGCGCACGGTGTGCTTGGCCGTGACGTGCTCAGCGCGGCGAACGAGGACATGGGCCGCATCGTCGACGTCATCGTCGATCGGAGCGGGCACGTGCGCGCCGCCGTGATCGATTTCGGCGGCTTCCTCGGCGTTGGCAGCCGCAAGATCGTGGTGGACTGGAACGCGATGCGGTTCGGCAAGATCGTCAACAAGAAGGACAGCATCACGCTGGAATTGACCAAGGCACAGGTCGCAGCCGCGCCGGAATACAAGGAGGACACGCCGATGGTGGTGCTCGGCGCGTCCGGCAGCCTGCAGCCGCTGCAAGCTGTTCAGTGA